In Candidatus Brocadiaceae bacterium, the following are encoded in one genomic region:
- the tsaB gene encoding tRNA (adenosine(37)-N6)-threonylcarbamoyltransferase complex dimerization subunit type 1 TsaB, which produces MIVLGIETSGSVGSVAVCEDDDVRASHVFPAGPRHARNLLPAVDDVLQRAGLGRRRVDAVAVSEGPGSFTGLRIGVVCARTLSFALGWQCVGVPSLEVLVRNVATTAEVAAACPIRDARRDRVYGTLFRRENRDDWLDTTGVLLLPPQDLAARLPEGTIVFGSGVDACPDAFRRERFVLGPAAWGTGCAENVARLGRRRILTRGPDDPDTVRPRYHRLTEVEERLQADAG; this is translated from the coding sequence ATGATCGTTCTGGGCATCGAGACCAGCGGGTCCGTCGGCAGCGTCGCCGTCTGCGAGGATGACGACGTCCGCGCAAGCCACGTCTTCCCGGCAGGCCCGCGCCACGCGCGCAACCTGCTGCCGGCGGTCGACGACGTCCTGCAGCGCGCCGGCCTCGGCAGACGCCGGGTCGACGCGGTCGCCGTCAGCGAAGGCCCCGGTTCGTTCACGGGCCTGCGCATCGGCGTCGTCTGCGCCCGGACGCTCTCCTTCGCGCTGGGCTGGCAGTGCGTGGGGGTGCCGTCGCTGGAGGTGCTCGTACGGAATGTCGCGACGACCGCCGAGGTCGCCGCGGCCTGCCCGATCCGCGACGCGCGCCGGGACAGGGTGTACGGAACGCTCTTCCGGCGTGAGAACCGGGACGACTGGCTCGACACGACGGGGGTGCTCCTGCTGCCGCCGCAGGACCTGGCCGCGCGCCTTCCGGAAGGCACCATCGTGTTCGGATCGGGCGTGGACGCCTGCCCGGATGCGTTTCGCCGGGAGAGGTTCGTCCTCGGCCCCGCCGCATGGGGAACCGGCTGCGCGGAGAACGTGGCCCGGCTCGGCCGCCGGCGGATCCTCACGCGCGGCCCGGACGACCCGGACACCGTCCGGCCTCGCTACCATCGGCTGACCGAGGTCGAGGAGCGCCTGCAGGCCGACGCGGGGTGA
- a CDS encoding methylenetetrahydrofolate reductase, translating to MKSGSNLERVLAAGHFAVTAELGPPMGAGGEEVARRIELLRGAADAYNVTDCQTAVVRMSSVAGAALLLRAGMEPVMQMTTRDRNRIAIQSDVLGAAALGVRNCLCIAGDHQSFSAAGRLNGHPGARNVYDVDSIQLVSILRRMRDDHVQQGGDPVDPAPRLFLGAAWTPMADPVDWRLVRLAKKVAAGADFIQTQGVYDVAQFAEVMAKVRNEGLHEKTAILAGVIVPKSAGMLRYMNSSVAGVRVPEELIKRFPVVRKADPPEKKKEAQRLGLEIGRQVAVELIGRLRAIEGVRGVHLQAIEWEEAVPQICAAAGLLPRPCMD from the coding sequence GTGAAGAGCGGAAGCAACCTGGAACGCGTTCTGGCGGCCGGCCATTTCGCCGTGACGGCCGAGCTGGGCCCCCCCATGGGCGCGGGGGGCGAGGAGGTCGCGCGCAGGATCGAGCTTCTGCGCGGCGCCGCCGATGCCTACAACGTGACCGACTGCCAGACGGCCGTCGTGCGCATGTCGTCGGTCGCCGGGGCCGCGCTGCTGCTGCGCGCGGGCATGGAGCCGGTGATGCAGATGACCACGCGCGACCGGAACCGCATCGCCATCCAGTCGGACGTGCTCGGGGCGGCGGCGCTCGGCGTGCGCAACTGCCTGTGCATTGCCGGCGACCATCAGTCCTTCAGTGCCGCCGGGCGCCTGAACGGCCACCCCGGCGCTCGGAACGTCTACGACGTCGACTCCATCCAACTCGTCTCCATCCTGAGACGGATGCGGGACGATCACGTGCAGCAGGGAGGCGACCCGGTCGACCCGGCGCCGCGGCTGTTCCTGGGGGCGGCCTGGACGCCGATGGCCGACCCGGTGGACTGGCGCCTGGTGCGGCTGGCCAAGAAGGTGGCGGCCGGGGCGGACTTCATCCAGACGCAGGGGGTTTACGACGTTGCGCAGTTCGCCGAGGTGATGGCGAAGGTCCGCAACGAGGGCTTGCACGAGAAGACGGCGATCCTGGCCGGCGTGATCGTGCCGAAGAGCGCGGGCATGCTGCGCTACATGAACTCCTCGGTCGCCGGCGTGCGCGTGCCGGAGGAACTGATCAAGCGCTTCCCGGTGGTCAGGAAGGCCGACCCTCCCGAGAAGAAGAAGGAGGCGCAGCGCCTGGGGCTGGAGATCGGCCGGCAGGTCGCCGTAGAACTGATCGGGCGGTTGCGGGCGATCGAGGGCGTTCGCGGCGTCCACCTGCAGGCGATCGAGTGGGAGGAGGCCGTCCCGCAGATCTGTGCGGCGGCCGGCCTGCTCCCGCGGCCCTGCATGGACTGA
- a CDS encoding universal stress protein, with translation MDGISIRRIVCAVDFSDSSDHAQRYAVGLAEVFDAELRILHVVEPPFLPTYSLAGVPNLALPIEEVEDAARKHLQQAVEACRAVHADTEGILRTGSPFVEIINCARETEADLIVVGTHGRTGLSHMLIGSVAEKVVRKAPCPVLSVKHPDHSFSPP, from the coding sequence ATGGACGGAATCAGCATCAGACGGATCGTCTGCGCCGTCGACTTCTCCGACAGCTCGGACCACGCACAGCGCTACGCGGTTGGCCTGGCGGAGGTCTTCGACGCGGAACTGCGCATCCTGCACGTGGTTGAGCCGCCCTTCCTGCCCACCTACTCGCTGGCCGGCGTGCCGAACCTGGCGCTGCCCATCGAAGAGGTCGAGGATGCCGCGCGCAAGCACCTCCAGCAAGCCGTCGAGGCGTGCCGCGCGGTGCACGCCGACACCGAAGGAATCCTGCGCACGGGGTCCCCGTTCGTCGAGATCATCAACTGCGCCCGCGAAACCGAGGCCGACCTGATCGTCGTCGGCACGCACGGCCGCACGGGCCTGAGCCACATGCTGATCGGCAGCGTGGCCGAGAAGGTCGTGCGCAAGGCGCCCTGCCCCGTCCTGTCGGTCAAGCACCCGGACCACAGCTTCTCGCCGCCGTGA